Genomic window (Candidatus Methylomirabilis tolerans):
GTTTATCACGCTCCAGAAAGCTGAAAATATCTTGCTAACTATGGAAAAGGCTTATAGGCTTTGCTGCAATCGCGAAAGTCATCAGTGGGGATAGACTGACCAATCTACTCATTAGTTAGGCACCCAACCAGACATGAAAAATATTCACAACATTTCGATAGTAATTCTAGCCGCCACCTTGATATTCGGTGCAACTGCATGCACGGAAGAAAAGCCTAAGAGCGTGGGAAGTAAGAAAATGAGCATCGAAGTAGATCCTATTCTTAAAGAAGTTAATGGATTGCTAGCGGTCTTGGATGTAACTGTCCGGCTAAATAAACTCACGAACTGCATGCTTGCCAATAGTTTTTCTGGGCTTCAGGGGGAAGGTGACAAGAAGTCGAAGCAGCTTTCGAACAATCCAATATTGAAAGAAATGGTCGCTGAGCAAGAAGGCCTTTGTAAGTTATTTGAGATCGCTGAAAATGAGACTAGGGTTACGTTTGATGAAATTAGGAATCGAAAGAAGTTGCTGAATCAGCAATTTGTATTTTCAGTTTTTCTGTCAAAAGAGGACGACTATGATGGGGCGTTTGTCGAGGAAGAGATCGGGGTGTTTTCGTCCCTCGATTCGTGTGCAAAGGTAGAAAAAGTCGCACATGATTACAGTATCCCGACAAGAAAATGTCGCGAATGGAAGGATATCAGTGGACTTTTTAAGAGTGCCTAACAATCGCTTCCATCCGACGCCGTAACCGCGCGGCTGAAGCGAGACGTTATGCGTGAGAACTAGATGAGCGCTTATCTCTACACATGGAACCCAAAGCGGTGGAAGTGGGCTGACCAACCTGAAGCAATTTGTCGCATCGGGGATGGCGAGCAATACGACATTTACTGGAGTTGCGGCAACACTAAGAAGACTGTCGTCGGTGACATCTTCTTCCTCATCAAGCTTGGCGTAGAGCCCAAGGGAATTATCGGCTGCGGCTATATCTCTTCATTCCCCTACTCGCTCCCTCATTGGGACGAAGAGAAGGCAAGGCAAGGATTGTCCGCGCTACGAACTGATCTGTTGTTCAAGGTGCTATCCGAGAAGCCCATTATCTCCATCGAACAGCTACAGGAGAGGTATCCCGCATACAACTGGTCGCCACAAGCCAGTGGTTTATCGGTTCCAGAACCCATCGCCAGCGAACTCTTTTCAGAGATTCAGCAAAGCCCGGCATTCGGTTTCCCGATCCCAACGACAAACGAGGTACGGCTATACGCGGAAGGCAAGAGCAAAACGGTCACATCAAAGACCTATGACAGAAGCCCTCATGCGCGCCAAGCATGTATTGAGCACTACGGCTATACATGTTGCGTTTGCGGTTTCAATTTTGAAAAAGTCTATGGGGTGCTTGGCGAGAACTACATAGAGGTTCATCACTTGAAGCCGGTTGCCGACATAGGCAAGGAATACTTGATCGACCCCATCAAAGACCTAAGGCCGGTTTGCGCAAACTGCCACCGCATGCTTCATAAACAGCGGCCACCTCTCGCAGTCGAGGAGCTGCTCGCGCATAACCCTGCGCTCCAGGGAACGCTGTCCGATAAAGCCGCGCAGCGCCCCTAAGCTCCGCGTTCGACCCCACCTTTACCGACGGCGCGTGAGCAGGTGTCTGTGCATACTAAACACTTGACGTACCACTTGTGTGTACATACGCTTTAGTACATGAAAGTCGACTTCGATCCGATCAAGAACGAGAGAAACATCAAAGAGGCCAACTCTCGTTCGAGCGAGCCGCGGAGGTCGATTTCAATACTGCGCTGGTGTTCCCAGACACTCGAAAGGCATACGGCGAAACCCGTTATACTGCTTTGTTCTCTGGATCGCAGGCTGCATGTGCTGTGTTCCGGCATCCGGGTAATCAGCTTTCGTAAGGCCAACGCAAGAGAGGTAATTCGATATGGCAAGCCGCAAGCCACTGATTAGTGCAGACGGCGAAGTTCGTGAACTAACCGCCGAAGATATGACGAAATTCAAGCCGGCCGCTGAGGTACTACCGGCATCGCTCAGAAAGAAACTGGGTGTGCGTGGCCCTCAGAAAACTCCAACAAAAGAGCGCATCACCATTCGGTTATCGCGGGAAGTGGTGGAACGTTTCCGCGAAAGTGGAGAGGGTTGGCAAACTCGCGTTGATGCCGCTTTACGCGAGTGGCTCAAGAATCATTCTCCGGCGTAAGCTATCGCGCCACCTGCACGTGCGGTCGAACCCTATGCTCAAACGGACCCGCACAAAAGGCCGCGCGGGCCGGTTACCTCCATGACTGGGCCGACGGGCTGTAAGATTCCTCCTTGGGCATCAACAGGCGGTCCCCTGCATGCAGATACTGAGGACTACATTCTGAGGTCCACGGGATCGGCATGAACGGTCTCGTTCTCGTCGCGGGCGCCACCGGTCACGTCGGGGGACGGCTCTGGCGCCGGCTCGAACAGGAAGGTCGGCGGGTACGCTGCCTCGGGCGGCTCGCCCACATCGTTGTATGACCGGAGATCGTCTTGTGGTTGGCTACGACAGATCCTGTGCGATTCTTAAACCGTCACCAACCTTGGCGAGAAGTTCGGGTGGAAGTACCCCGGCGAGCGAAGTCAACTTGCTTCGATCAAGCGTCGTGACTTGGTGGCAAAGCGCAACGCTATCCTTCTTCAAGCCGCCCGCCCCTGCCGGGAGCGGTACGGCGGTCGGTCCACGTCGCGCCTGGGAGTCGGTTGTGGAAATGGGGACCACAATGACGGATCGTCACCCCGGGGTCTGGTTGAACGCATCGTGCGACACGACGATGACCGGCCTGGTGCCTTGTTGTTCGGATCCGGACCGTGGGGAAAGGCTGGCCCAATACACCTCGCCTCGCTTCACTGGTCCGTAACTCGCTCGGAGTTCTCCACGGCATCCACCAAGTGCTCAACGCTTGCCGCTTCCAAGTCCGGATCGAGATCGTCAGAGGTCCCCGCGACTGTTCGCGCGTAAGAGGCAATCTCGTCGTGTACGGAGGCCCGGTACTGCTCGGCAAGCCAGAGATCGATCGCCTCACGGACCAAGACTGTGGCCGGTCGGTTCTCGCGTTTCGCTTCTGCGCGGAGACGCTGATACAGCGGTTGTGGCAAGGGTACGTGCAGGTTCTTCATCTCCGTCTTAGGCATGGTCTATCCTCCTGACAGTAATTATGGCAGACACGATGCCATGCGTAAGGTTCAGTTGTGGGAAATCATGTATCCGCACACAAGATGAGCGCTGAGGCGCCGGTATCCAAGCGGTGAGCGGATAAGTAGCCATCATCGCGTCTCAGAGGCTGCCGCCGTTCGGGGCGCCGGGAGGAGGGCCGACGGCATCTCGCGCAGACTTAGCATATAGACCGTCAACGCCTTCAGCTCCTCCTCCGGCAGATGTTTGAAGGGGGGCATAGTCGAGCCTGGCACCGTGGCCTGCGGGTCCTTGAAGTGTCGTATGTACCATTCTGGATCGTGCTTGCGGCTCCCCACGAACGTCAGGTCCGGCCCGACCATCCCGCCCATGCCGCGGATCCGGTGACATGCGACGCAGCCCCGCTGGAGGTAGAGTTGCCGCCCCTGGGCCAGCAGCGGTGCGCCCGGTACGTCGGCGCCGAGGTGACAGCCGCCGCAGGCAGCCTGCCGGTACTCCCCCTCCAGCAGCGGCTCCTCCCAGAACGGGACACGCCCGTGGGCATCGGCCTTCGTCGTGGCCATGTCCTGCCCCCCGTGGCAGACGGTACACCCGAAGCGTTCGAAGGGATGTCTCGGGATCTCCGGGTGGCTCCGGAACGGCTGCGGCGCGTCGGCAAACCGCTGATCCTCGATGCCGAGGTGGCACATCATGCACCGGTCCACCCTGGCCGTCCCCGCCACGGCGACCTGAATGAACTCGTGCCGGCGGGCCTTCACGGCCTCTTCCTCCCGGGCCGTTCGCGCCTTGCGGCCCTCGAGGGCGAAGAAGGCCGTCTGGTAGCGCTTCCACTCCCGGTCATAGTCGCGCCAGAGGGCAACCAGGAAGAGGAGCCCGTTGAAGACGCCCAACACAGCGAAGGCCCACACCCAGCGCCGACTCATCCCCTGCCTCTCTTCCCGCTAACCCCCAACGCCCAACCCCCCAATCCCTGTTCTCAAAGCCATGGCAGCGCCCAGTCCCAGTTGGGACCGCGAAAGCACGTCCCGATGATCATCAGGAGCACGTAGGCCGAGACAAAGGCCGAGAAGAGGGCGATGGCTGCCATCCGGCGCGAGCCGGTGCGCCAGCCGACGATGACTGAGAAGGCGACGATGGCAGCCAGGAGCAGCGTGGCCGGGTTGAGCAGGTCCACGACCCCCTGCGGGGCCTCAGGGGCGAATCGCCGCACGCCGAAGCGAGCGTTCAGGAACAGGAGGCCCATGGTGTACGGGATCGTCCCCACGAAGGACCATGCCGCGATCCGCTTCCCAAGGGCCGACGTGAACCATATCCCCTCCCCCTCCCGCGCGCGGTCGATGTACGGGATACCCATCAGACCCAGGACCAGGAGGCCGGGGATCACCACGCCCCCCACCAGGGCCGAGTAGCTCACCAACTCCTGCAGGCCCAGGAAGTACCAGGGCGCCTTGGCCGGGTTCGGCGGGTGCGTGGGGTTGGCCAGCTCTTCCAGGGGGGCGTCAAACACGATGGCCAGGAGGACGACAACGCCCAGCACGACCTGGAAGAGAACGATCAACCGGAAGAGGAGGTGGGGCCAGGCGGGGACCTCGTCCTCCGGCCTCTGCGCCCCCACCATCGGCGAGGTTCCGCGCACAACCTCCATCAGGGTATAGGTCTTCTGCGGCCCGGGAACGAACCGCCCCCCGGCGACCGGGATGGCGGTGCTCTTGGGAGACGGGCCCTCCGGCCGAGAGAGGCCGCCGTCCTTCCGCACCCGCCAGAAGTGGATCGCTACGAGGAGGCAGAGCATCGCGGGAAGGATCGCAACGTGGAGCACGTAGAAGCGCAGCAGGGCGCCCTGCCCGACCTGATGGCCGCCGAGCATCAGCGTCCGGATAGTCTCCCCGATCCAGGGGGGGTAGCCGGCAATGCTCGTACCCACCGTGATGGCCCAGAAGGCAAGCTGATCCCACGGGAGGAGGTACCCCGTGAAACTGAGGAACAGCGTCACCAGCCAGAGGAGGACGCCCATGGTCCAGTTGAACTCGCGAGGCGGGCGATACGAGGCCGTGTAGAAGACGCGGCCCATATGGAGGAACACCAGCGCCACCATCCCGTGGGCCGCCCAGCGGTGCATGTTGCGAAGGAGGAGGCCGAAGGAGACGGCAAACTGGAGGTCCTTCATGTTGTGGTAGGCCAGGTCCGTGACCGGGATGTAAAAGAACATCAGGAGAAAACCGGTCACGAACTGGATGACCATGAGATAGAAGGTGACCATCCCCAGGGCCCAGGTGTAGGTAAGGCGCAGGCTGTTCGGATGGACCTTGGCCGGGAGGAGGTGGAGGAAGAAGTTGGTGAACATGGCGGACATCCGGTCCAGATCCGTGGCCGGATAGCCGTGCCGAAAGACCGACTTCCACAGTCGGCTCCCAGTCACGCGATGAATGATTCCGCTCGTCCGTCCGTCTGTCATCATGGCTCCCAAGCACACCTGGGCTTCCAGTGGTCCGGGTAGGGGCCGTCTCCCGACGGCGATCAGCCGAAGCGATGATGCCTCGCGCTTGCCTTCGGCTTCTTGCCTACACCTTCAACACATCCCCCTTGTCTACGACGGCAGCCGTATCGACCACAAGGCGGCCATCCGGGGCGAGGCTGACCCGATAGAACTCGAGAGGCCTTGGGGCCGGTCCCTGGAGGACCCGGCCGTCCTTGGCGAAAATGCTGCCGTGGCACGGGCAGCGCGAGTGGTCCTCCTTCCACTCGGCGGTCGGCGGCATAAAGGGTCCGGTGGTGCACCGCAGGTGCGTGCAGATGGCCGACAGCGCCCGGAGCCCCTCGGGGTCCCGCATGATGAAGAGCCGTTGCTCATCCAGGAACGTGATCGTTCCCGACGCGTAGTCCTCCGGGCGTCCCACCTTGAGCAGTGTGGGGCCCTCGTATACGACGTTGGGGAAGAGGAAGCGGATGTTGGCCAGGGCGGGGCCCACGATGGAGAGCAGGAACCCGCACCAGCCTGTCCCCAGCAGGACGCGGCGCGAGATCCGTCCCTTGTCCGGACTGTTGTCGATCGACTCAGGCGAGGACCCAGGTTTCGGCATAGCGAAACGCCTCCATGCTGATGGCGCCCGTAGGACACCGCATCGCGCACAGGGCGCAGCGGATGCAGCGGGTCGCATCCATGAGCATCGCGGTGGCGGCTGAGGCCGCGACGGGGGTTGCGGATTGCGTGGAACCGGTGAGCGATTCAACGAGGGACGTCACGGCATCGTCGCCGGCGAGTTGGTCGATGGGAACCATACGCAGGCAGTACTCGGGGCAGACATCCACGCACCCGCCGCACAGGATACACTGTGTGCCGTCGAAGATCGTGTGGATCCCGCACCGGACGCAGCGCTGGGCCTGGGCCTGGGCCTCGGCGTCCGGGTACTTCAGTTCCACTTCGGCGATTCCGATGCGCCGGTCGATGGGCAGTCCCGGCGGCTCGCGGCGCGGCGTCGCCCGATAGCCGGGATACACGCGCGGCAAGGCCGGCTCGGCCCCGGCCTCTCCCTGAAGGACCTGGCGGCCGTGATCGAGGCGGACCCACTCCGCCCTGGTCGAGAGGGTAAGGCGCCGGTCGCTCAGATATTCGTGGATGGAGCGGGCTGCGCGGTGCCCGTTGGCGACACCCTCGATGAAAATGCGCGGGCCGAACGCCACATCGCCGCCGGCGTACACCCCAGGCGCGGTGGTAGCCAGCGTGGCCGGGTCTACCTGAATCGTCTGGCGCGGGGTGATCGCGACGCCATCCTCCGGACCGAGGAACGCCAGGTCCGGCGCCTGCCCGATAGCCAGGATGATCGAGTCGGCGGCCATCACCTGCTCTGTCCCTTCCACGAACCGGGGGCTGAAGCGTCGCTGCTCGTCGAAGACGCGGCTCACGCGGATCGTCTCCAGACCGACCGCCCTGCCCTCCTGACCCACAATGCGCTTCGGTCCGAGGCGCGGGAAGATAGCGAGCCCCTCCGCCAGGGCCTCCTCGATCTCGAAGCGCTGGGCCGGCATCTCCTCCCAGGACTCGAGACAGACGACCCGCACCTCGTGGGCGCCCGCGCGGACTGCCTCGCGAGCGACGTCCATGGCCTCGCGCATGGCCGCAACGGGATCCACCCCGGCCATCTCGCGGGCGGCAGTGCGGGCCGCGTCCATCGCTACGTCCCCGCCGCCCACTACGATCACGCGCCGGCCCAGGTCGACCTTGAAGCCGAGATTAATATTGAGGAGGAACTCCACCGCCCGGAAGACACCGTCCAGTTCGGTTCCCTCGATCGGGAGCCCACGCGCCTTGTGACACCCGATGGCCAGGAACGTTGCCTCGAACCCTCCGGCCCGCAGGTCGGCCAGCGCGAAGTCCCGCCCGATGGCCGCGTTCGTCTTCAGCTCCACGCCCAGGTCGAGGATGGCCT
Coding sequences:
- a CDS encoding HNH endonuclease; translation: MSAYLYTWNPKRWKWADQPEAICRIGDGEQYDIYWSCGNTKKTVVGDIFFLIKLGVEPKGIIGCGYISSFPYSLPHWDEEKARQGLSALRTDLLFKVLSEKPIISIEQLQERYPAYNWSPQASGLSVPEPIASELFSEIQQSPAFGFPIPTTNEVRLYAEGKSKTVTSKTYDRSPHARQACIEHYGYTCCVCGFNFEKVYGVLGENYIEVHHLKPVADIGKEYLIDPIKDLRPVCANCHRMLHKQRPPLAVEELLAHNPALQGTLSDKAAQRP
- a CDS encoding BrnA antitoxin family protein, with the translated sequence MASRKPLISADGEVRELTAEDMTKFKPAAEVLPASLRKKLGVRGPQKTPTKERITIRLSREVVERFRESGEGWQTRVDAALREWLKNHSPA
- a CDS encoding NAD-dependent epimerase/dehydratase family protein, which translates into the protein MNGLVLVAGATGHVGGRLWRRLEQEGRRVRCLGRLAHIVV
- a CDS encoding type II toxin-antitoxin system PemK/MazF family toxin codes for the protein MVPISTTDSQARRGPTAVPLPAGAGGLKKDSVALCHQVTTLDRSKLTSLAGVLPPELLAKVGDGLRIAQDLS
- a CDS encoding type II toxin-antitoxin system PemK/MazF family toxin — its product is MKRGEVYWASLSPRSGSEQQGTRPVIVVSHDAFNQTPG
- a CDS encoding cbb3-type cytochrome c oxidase subunit II, whose product is MSRRWVWAFAVLGVFNGLLFLVALWRDYDREWKRYQTAFFALEGRKARTAREEEAVKARRHEFIQVAVAGTARVDRCMMCHLGIEDQRFADAPQPFRSHPEIPRHPFERFGCTVCHGGQDMATTKADAHGRVPFWEEPLLEGEYRQAACGGCHLGADVPGAPLLAQGRQLYLQRGCVACHRIRGMGGMVGPDLTFVGSRKHDPEWYIRHFKDPQATVPGSTMPPFKHLPEEELKALTVYMLSLREMPSALLPAPRTAAASETR
- a CDS encoding cytochrome b N-terminal domain-containing protein, encoding MMTDGRTSGIIHRVTGSRLWKSVFRHGYPATDLDRMSAMFTNFFLHLLPAKVHPNSLRLTYTWALGMVTFYLMVIQFVTGFLLMFFYIPVTDLAYHNMKDLQFAVSFGLLLRNMHRWAAHGMVALVFLHMGRVFYTASYRPPREFNWTMGVLLWLVTLFLSFTGYLLPWDQLAFWAITVGTSIAGYPPWIGETIRTLMLGGHQVGQGALLRFYVLHVAILPAMLCLLVAIHFWRVRKDGGLSRPEGPSPKSTAIPVAGGRFVPGPQKTYTLMEVVRGTSPMVGAQRPEDEVPAWPHLLFRLIVLFQVVLGVVVLLAIVFDAPLEELANPTHPPNPAKAPWYFLGLQELVSYSALVGGVVIPGLLVLGLMGIPYIDRAREGEGIWFTSALGKRIAAWSFVGTIPYTMGLLFLNARFGVRRFAPEAPQGVVDLLNPATLLLAAIVAFSVIVGWRTGSRRMAAIALFSAFVSAYVLLMIIGTCFRGPNWDWALPWL
- a CDS encoding Rieske 2Fe-2S domain-containing protein; the protein is MPKPGSSPESIDNSPDKGRISRRVLLGTGWCGFLLSIVGPALANIRFLFPNVVYEGPTLLKVGRPEDYASGTITFLDEQRLFIMRDPEGLRALSAICTHLRCTTGPFMPPTAEWKEDHSRCPCHGSIFAKDGRVLQGPAPRPLEFYRVSLAPDGRLVVDTAAVVDKGDVLKV
- a CDS encoding FAD-dependent oxidoreductase → ERAYIIAREPNPFASICGRVCAAPCEAACRRGDLDAPIAIRALKRFVTERYGVEAPLRADRARPSIEATGLHMVEASPIVREIRNVEDATALRRVGRVEHAGTGKRVAVVGSGVAGLTCAHDLALLGYRVTVFEKQTVPGGMLMLGVPEYRLPRDLVRAEIQAILDLGVELKTNAAIGRDFALADLRAGGFEATFLAIGCHKARGLPIEGTELDGVFRAVEFLLNINLGFKVDLGRRVIVVGGGDVAMDAARTAAREMAGVDPVAAMREAMDVAREAVRAGAHEVRVVCLESWEEMPAQRFEIEEALAEGLAIFPRLGPKRIVGQEGRAVGLETIRVSRVFDEQRRFSPRFVEGTEQVMAADSIILAIGQAPDLAFLGPEDGVAITPRQTIQVDPATLATTAPGVYAGGDVAFGPRIFIEGVANGHRAARSIHEYLSDRRLTLSTRAEWVRLDHGRQVLQGEAGAEPALPRVYPGYRATPRREPPGLPIDRRIGIAEVELKYPDAEAQAQAQRCVRCGIHTIFDGTQCILCGGCVDVCPEYCLRMVPIDQLAGDDAVTSLVESLTGSTQSATPVAASAATAMLMDATRCIRCALCAMRCPTGAISMEAFRYAETWVLA